The Balaenoptera acutorostrata chromosome 15, mBalAcu1.1, whole genome shotgun sequence genome contains a region encoding:
- the SPAG4 gene encoding sperm-associated antigen 4 protein encodes MRRSPRPGSAVFPHKHTPNFYSDNSNSSVSVTSGDSCGHRSAGPEPGEPEGRRARGSSCGEPALSAGVPGRTTRAGSSGLKPAPRSHNGPTACGAATVRGGASEPAGSPGVPEEQLDLLSTLDLRQEIPPPRVSKSFRSLLFQVLSVLLSLVGGVLVSVYREVCSIRFLLTAVSLLSLFLSALWWGLLCLAPPLENEPKEMLTLSEYHERVRSQGQQLQQLRAELVKLHKEVSSVRAANSERVAKLVFQRLSEDFVRKPDYALSSVGASIDLEKTSPDYEDANTAYFWNRFSFWNYARPPTVILEPDVFPGNCWAFEGDQGQVVIQLPGRVQLSDITLQHPPPSVAHTRGAKSAPRDFAVYGLQVDDETEVFLGKFTFDVEKSEIQTFHLENDPPAAFPKVKIQILSNWGHPHFTCLYRVRAHGIQTSEAAGDSATGGAH; translated from the exons ATGCGGCGAAGCCCCCGCCCGGGCTCTGCCGTGTTCCCGCACAAGCACACGCCCAACTTCTACAGCGACAACAGCAACAGCTCTGTGAGCGTCACCTCGGGGGACAGCTGCGGGCACCGGTCAGCAGGGCCGGAGCCCGGGGAGCCCGAGGGCAGAAGAGCCCGGggctctagctgcggtgagcccGCCTTGAGCGCTGGAGTGCCCGGAAGAACCACAAGGGCTGGAAGCTCTGGGCTGAAGCCGGCACCTCGGAGCCACAACGGGCCGACCGCCTGTGGCGCAGCAACCGTGAGGGGCGGGGCCTCGG AACCGGCTGGCTCTCCCGGTGTCCCTGAGGAGCAGCTCGACCTTCTCTCGACTCTGGATCTGAGGCAGGAGATACCTCCCCCGCGAGTGTCCAAGAGCTTCCGGA GCCTACTCTTCCAGGTGCTGAGCGTGTTGTTATCCCTGGTAGGAGGTGTGCTGGTCAGTGTGTACAG GGAGGTCTGTTCCATCCGCTTCCTGCTCACGGCTGTGTCACTGCTGAGCCTCTTTCTGTCAG CACTCTGGTGGGGGCTCCTGTGCCTGGCCCCTCCTTTGGAGAAT GAACCTAAGGAGATGCTGACTCTAAG CGAATACCACGAGCGCGTGCGCTCCCAggggcagcagctgcagcagctccgGGCTGAGCTGGTTAAACTCCACAAGGAGGTGTCCAGCGTTCGCGCAGCCAACAGCGAG AGAGTGGCCAAACTCGTATTCCAGAGGCTGAGTGAGGACTTTGTACGGAAACCCGACTATGCGCTGAGCTCTGTGG GAGCGTCCATCGACCTAGAGAAGACGTCCCCCGACTACGAGGATGCGAACACTGCCTACTTCTGGAATCGCTTCAGCTTCTGGAACTATGCGCGACCGCCCACGGTTATCCTGGAG CCAGATGTGTTCCCTGGGAATTGCTGGGCTTTTGAGGGCGACCAGGGCCAGGTGGTGATCCAGTTGCCGGGTCGTGTGCAGCTGAGCGACATCACTCTGCAGCATCCACCGCCCAGCGTGGCACACACCCGGGGAGCCAAGAGCGCCCCGCGTGACTTCGCAGTCTAT GGCCTCCAGGTTGATGATGAGACTGAAGTTTTCTTGGGGAAATTCACCTTCGATGTGGAGAAATCTGAGATTCAGACTTTCCACCTAGAG AATGACCCCCCAGCTGCCTTTCCCAAGGTGAAGATCCAGATTCTAAGCAACTGGGGCCACCCCCATTTCACATGCTTGTATCGAGTCCGAGCCCATGGCATTCAAACCTCAGAGGCGGCAGGGGACAGTGCCACGGGGGGGGCCCATTAA